A window of the Camelus dromedarius isolate mCamDro1 chromosome 5, mCamDro1.pat, whole genome shotgun sequence genome harbors these coding sequences:
- the ACOT6 gene encoding acyl-coenzyme A thioesterase 6 translates to MTATVTVEPAGRCPWDEPVRIAVRGLAPGQRVTLRASLRDEKGALFRAHARYCADAHGGLDLGRAPALGGSFAGLEPMGLFWALEPEKPLVQLVKRDVLTPFAVKLEVLDGHEPDTERLLGQTVHERDFLPPGVRREPVRAGRVRATLFLPPGAGPFPGIIDLFGSGGGLCEYRASLLAGHGFVVLALAFFRFEDLPKYLNDVCLEYFEEAVDFMLQHPKVKGPSVGLLGFSKGGDLCLSMASFLKSITATVVINACVANTIAPLRYKDMIIPDLSNDTAKCKITESGFWSFVDIWNNPLEKPNHQSLIPLEKAQGPFLFIVGMDDQNWKSEFYAQLASERLQAHGKDRPEIIYYPGTGHCIGPPYFPLCRASVHAFLSQPVSYGGEPKAHSRAQVDAWQKIQTFFHKHLSGKKSVKPSKM, encoded by the exons ATGACGGCGACGGTGACGGTAGAGCCCGCGGGTCGCTGCCCCTGGGATGAGCCGGTGCGCATCGCCGTGCGCGGCCTGGCCCCAGGGCAGCGGGTCACGCTGCGCGCGTCCCTGCGCGACGAGAAGGGCGCGCTCTTCCGGGCCCACGCGCGCTACTGCGCCGACGCCCACGGCGGGCTGGACCTGGGGCGCGCGCCCGCGCTGGGCGGCAGCTTTGCGGGGCTCGAGCCCATGGGGCTCTTCTGGGCCCTGGAGCCCGAGAAGCCCTTGGTACAGTTGGTGAAGCGGGACGTACTGACACCCTTCGCCGTGAAGCTGGAGGTGCTCGACGGCCACGAGCCCGACACCGAGCGGCTCCTGGGCCAGACGGTGCACGAGCGCGACTTCCTGCCGCCCGGGGTGCGGCGCGAGCCGGTGCGCGCGGGCCGGGTGCGCGCCACGCTCTTCCTGCCGCCAG GTGCAGGACCCTTCCCTGGAATCATCGATCTGTTTGGAAGTGGTGGTGGCCTTTGTGAATACAGGGCCAGCCTCCTGGCTGGTCATGGTTTTGTTGTGCTTGCTCTGGCTTTCTTCAGATTTGAAGACCTCCCTAAATATTTGAATGATGTGTGCCTGGAGTACTTTGAAGAAGCTGTGGACTTCATGCTACAGCATCCAAAG GTGAAAGGCCCTAGTGTTGGGCTTCTTGGCTTCTCCAAAGGAGGTGACCTGTGTCTCTCAATGGCCTCTTTCTTGAAGAGCATCACAGCCACTGTAGTTATCAATGCATGTGTGGCCAACACAATAGCTCCGCTGCGTTACAAGGATATGATTATTCCTGATCTCAGTAATGACACAGCAAAATGTAAGATCACTGAGTCAGGCTTTTGGAGTTTCGTGGATATTTGGAACAATCCACTAGAGAAACCCAACCACCAAAGTCTTATTCCATTGGAAAAAGCCCAAGGGCCCTTCCTGTTTATTGTTGGCATGGATGATCAAAACTGGAAGAGTGAATTCTATGCTCAACTAGCCAGTGAACGGTTACAAGCCCATGGGAAAGACAGACCCGAGATAATCTACTACCCAGGAACTGGTCATTGTATTGGGCCAccttattttcctctttgtagAGCCTCTGTGCATGCATTTTTGAGCCAACCAGTATCCTATGGAGGTGAGCCAAAGGCTCACTCAAGAGCACAGGTTGATGCCtggcagaaaattcaaacttTCTTCCATAAACATCTCAGTGGTAAAAAATCTGTCAAGCCCAGCAAAATGTAA